A single genomic interval of Campylobacter sp. MIT 12-8780 harbors:
- a CDS encoding ATP-binding protein, producing the protein MSEVFVPLYSQLCVLNEILNALKLKQNLILLVGKSGSGKSILLHQLQKEHKLILFNEPFSDENAFLKALSRSIFKQEFEFKELCLRLKEQKQLIIALDELGMYEKKVLERLRVLSDIGNISFILSTHKLLDDFHKEHFKSRISGIFELSNLSLTELEAYLELKFELKLKSSNAKWLLKLAKYNLRTLDKLILSFKDLQIHYKNKPKSEKTLLELSALYHNILG; encoded by the coding sequence ATGAGTGAAGTTTTTGTGCCACTTTATTCACAACTTTGCGTTTTAAATGAAATTTTAAACGCCTTGAAACTCAAGCAAAATTTGATCTTGCTTGTGGGAAAAAGTGGGAGTGGAAAAAGCATTTTGCTTCATCAGCTTCAAAAAGAACATAAACTCATACTTTTTAATGAACCTTTTAGTGATGAAAATGCTTTTTTAAAAGCTTTAAGTAGAAGCATTTTTAAACAAGAGTTTGAATTTAAAGAGCTTTGCTTAAGATTAAAAGAGCAAAAGCAGCTCATCATCGCCCTTGATGAGCTTGGAATGTATGAAAAAAAGGTGCTTGAAAGATTGCGTGTGCTTAGCGATATAGGCAATATAAGCTTTATTTTAAGCACGCATAAACTGCTTGATGATTTTCATAAAGAACATTTTAAAAGCCGAATTTCAGGTATTTTTGAGCTTTCAAATTTAAGTTTAACTGAGCTTGAAGCTTATCTTGAGCTTAAATTTGAACTTAAGCTTAAATCCTCAAATGCAAAATGGCTTTTAAAGCTTGCAAAATACAATCTAAGAACCCTTGATAAGCTTATTTTGAGTTTTAAAGACTTGCAAATTCATTATAAAAATAAGCCAAAAAGTGAAAAAACTTTGCTTGAGCTGAGTGCTTTGTATCACAATATTTTAGGATAG
- a CDS encoding CDC27 family protein translates to MTEYQLQELEQKYKAYKFKHFALKFAYLALCAGSLAGVFFFLQEQNLQKERIKIALHEKNKMLQRLELAKAKLAKEELLAKINAKDQALNLAPLSPQKKVILKSYPINPAKLKAEFYAKENTQSALKLASFHLENKDYEKAIFWALKANSLDAKEPNSWLIFARAKNLQGKKEEGLKALENYLSFYGSDDMQNFILD, encoded by the coding sequence ATGACTGAATACCAACTTCAAGAACTCGAGCAAAAATACAAGGCTTATAAATTCAAACATTTTGCTTTAAAATTTGCCTATCTTGCTTTGTGTGCGGGCTCTTTGGCTGGGGTATTTTTCTTTTTACAAGAACAAAATTTACAAAAAGAGCGGATTAAAATCGCTTTGCATGAGAAAAATAAAATGCTTCAAAGACTAGAGCTTGCAAAAGCTAAACTTGCAAAAGAAGAACTTTTAGCAAAAATAAATGCAAAAGATCAGGCTTTGAATTTAGCCCCTTTAAGCCCACAAAAGAAAGTCATTCTTAAATCCTACCCCATAAATCCAGCCAAATTAAAAGCTGAGTTTTACGCCAAAGAAAATACGCAAAGTGCTTTAAAGCTTGCTTCTTTTCATCTTGAAAATAAAGACTATGAAAAAGCTATATTTTGGGCTTTAAAGGCGAATTCTTTAGATGCAAAAGAGCCAAATTCATGGCTTATTTTTGCAAGGGCTAAAAATTTGCAAGGTAAAAAAGAAGAAGGCTTAAAAGCCCTTGAAAACTATCTTAGCTTTTATGGAAGTGATGATATGCAAAATTTTATCTTAGACTAA
- a CDS encoding AI-2E family transporter: MNGKFFFIGLILVVLCLLLYLFKSFLMVIAIASLMAVATSNINAKFLSLFHGKKVLAASSTTTLMLLLFFVPFFYAITKMGVALKNFDISHLNATLLYFKNYQFNLPESLAFLEPKIREFIASIDLNSLSKNAFTQLGNFTKIGAKFLTDMVLIIVFYFFANLYGTQLIIYLKSVIPISKEELNEILSEVGNVMAVVFYSTAVISILEGILFALIIAFFGYDGVLFGIIFAFSSLIPAVGGALVYVPLSLYEFALNGWQNAAWIFLASIIIISLIADTFIKPLIIKWINEKLVKTPTQINELLIFLSMLAGISSFGFWGIILGPAILTFFISTIKMYVILKDKKLV, from the coding sequence ATGAATGGGAAGTTTTTTTTCATAGGCTTGATTTTAGTGGTGCTGTGCTTGCTTTTGTATTTGTTTAAAAGCTTTTTGATGGTTATAGCTATTGCTTCTTTGATGGCAGTTGCTACCTCAAATATCAATGCTAAATTTTTAAGCCTTTTTCATGGTAAAAAAGTGCTTGCGGCAAGTTCTACGACTACGCTTATGCTTCTGCTTTTTTTTGTGCCATTTTTTTATGCCATTACAAAAATGGGCGTAGCGTTAAAAAATTTTGATATCAGTCATTTAAATGCTACTTTGCTTTATTTTAAAAACTATCAGTTTAATTTGCCCGAGTCCTTAGCCTTTTTAGAGCCAAAGATAAGGGAATTTATCGCTAGTATTGATTTAAACAGCCTTTCAAAAAATGCTTTTACTCAGCTTGGAAATTTCACAAAAATCGGGGCGAAATTTCTTACTGATATGGTTTTAATCATCGTTTTTTACTTCTTTGCTAATCTTTATGGCACCCAGCTTATCATCTACTTAAAATCAGTCATTCCTATCAGCAAAGAAGAATTAAATGAAATTTTAAGCGAGGTAGGTAATGTCATGGCGGTGGTGTTTTACTCAACTGCTGTTATTTCTATACTTGAGGGGATTTTATTTGCCCTTATCATTGCTTTTTTTGGTTATGATGGCGTGCTTTTTGGCATTATCTTTGCTTTTTCTTCACTTATACCAGCAGTTGGTGGAGCTTTGGTATATGTGCCTTTAAGCTTATATGAATTTGCTTTAAATGGCTGGCAAAACGCAGCTTGGATATTTTTAGCTTCTATTATCATCATTTCACTTATTGCTGATACTTTCATCAAGCCTTTGATTATCAAGTGGATTAATGAAAAGCTTGTAAAAACTCCAACGCAGATCAATGAGCTTCTCATCTTTTTATCCATGCTTGCTGGAATTTCAAGCTTTGGTTTTTGGGGCATTATACTAGGACCTGCGATTTTAACCTTTTTCATCTCGACGATAAAAATGTATGTGATTTTAAAGGATAAAAAATTAGTCTAA